AAGAGATACAAAAAAATAAAAATTTTCTATGTTGATAATAAAACAATTATGCCAATGGGTCAGCAAAAACATAATCCCCCTACATCCCCCTTTAGTAAAGGGGGACAGAGGGGGATTACACTTTTAAATTCCATTTCAGGGAAACCACTCATCATTGCTGTCTTTTCAAAAATATCTGCATGGAAAGGCAGAAGCGGATTAAGTGTGAAGTTAAAGGACATACTTAAAAAGGCAATAAGGAATTCAAGATACTCTTTGGTTGTAGCCTTCTGCTGCCCTTATTCCCTTGATAAACTGAAGGCCGACACAGTTATTGAGGCTTACTCCGACTCGGAGATGACTCAGAAGGCTGTGGGAGAGATTCTCTGCGGGCCATAATATATCTATCAATCGCCCTTGCTGCCTTCTTACCTGCACCCATTGCGCTTATGACAGTGGCCGCTCCTGTTGTTATGTCGCCGCCAGCATAGAGTCCTTTAAGATTTGTCTTCCCCTCTTTATTTACAACTATATATCCTTCACCCCAGAGCTTAAGCCCCTCAATAGAGCGGACAAGAACCGGGTTTGAACGCTGGCCAATAGCAATTATCACCTGGTCAACCTCAATGCAGTACTCCTGACCTGCAGGCACAGGGCTCCTCCTTCCAGATGCATCAGGCTCTCCGAGGCCCATCTGTTCACACTCAATCGCCCTCACCCATCCCCTGGCATCTCCAAGTATCAGCTTCGGGTTAGAAAGAAAACAAAATTCGATGCCCTCTTCTTTTGCATTTTCAATCTCTTCACGCCTTGATGGCATCTCCTCCTCAGTCCTCCTGTAAATTACATAAACCTTATCTGCACCGAGCCTTAAGGCAGTCCTTGCTGAATCCATAGCAACATTCCCTCCACCTATAACAGCAACTCTGCGAGCTTTTTTGATAGGGGTATCATATTCAGGAAAGAGGTATGCCTTCATTAAGTTGACCCTTGTCAGAAATTCAGAGGCGAAATAGACATTATTCAGGTTCTCGCCTGGAATGCTGAGGTATTTAGGAGAGCCAGCGCCAACGCCTATGAATACTGCTTTGTAACCTTCTTCAAAAAGTTCATTGACCTTTTGGGTCCTCCCTATAACTTGATTAACGACAATCTTTACCCCGAACCGACAGACATAATCTATCTCTCTCTGGAGGATCCTCTTTGGCAGCCTGAACTCTGGAATGCCATAGAGGAGGACACCCCCTGGTTCATGGAGGGCCTCGAATATTGTCACACCATATCCAAGCCTTGCAAGGTCTGCTGCAGCAGTCAGCCCGGCTGGACCAGAGCCAATAACTGCAACCCTGTGGCCATTTGGAGGTTGAACCGCACCAATGTCCAATATACCCATAGCTGTTTCATAATCTGCAACAAAACGCTCAAGGGCACCAATTGAAATGGGTATGCCTTTTTTGCCGAGGATGCAGCGGCCCTGACACTGCGTCTCCTGAGGGCACACCCTGCCGCATATTGAAGGGAGGTTATTAAACTCCCGTATCTTTCTCAATGCACCGGGGTAATCACGCTCTCTAATCATTGCTATAAATGAAGGTATATCAATTTCAACGGGGCAGCCTGCTACGCATTTTGGCTTCTTACACTGAAGGCATCGCGTAGCCTCTAACAGGGCATCTTCCTCGCTCAGGCCGAGGGAGACCTCTTCAAAGTCTTTAATTCTCTTGTCAGGCTCTCTGTGTCCCATTTTCACTTTCAATCTGTCCTGAAAATACCCTTTCTGACAGGCGGGACGCCTGTCCTACTGGTGAATACGTATATTCTAAAGAAGTAGGTCAGGCGTCTCGCCTGACTAATTTTCATTCTCCCTTTCCCTCAACCGCTTATTCGAGAAATAATTTATAGGCTAATCCTTCCTCTTCTTTGTAAAACTTGAGCCTGTTTTCCAGCTCCTCGAAATCCACCTCATGGCCGTCAAACTCAGGACCATCAATGCAGGCAAACCTTGTCTTACCACCAATCCTGACCCTGCATGCACCACACATACCGCTGCCTTCCACCATCAATGGGTTAAGGCTGACCAGGGTTTTAATTCCATAAAACCTTGTGGAATCTGAAACAGCCTTCATCATCCTTACAGGCCCGACAGCCAGGACCAGGGAAATGGCCTTTTTACTGATAACCTCTTTTAAAACATCGGTGACAAGTCCTT
The sequence above is drawn from the Nitrospirota bacterium genome and encodes:
- the gltA gene encoding NADPH-dependent glutamate synthase; this encodes MGHREPDKRIKDFEEVSLGLSEEDALLEATRCLQCKKPKCVAGCPVEIDIPSFIAMIRERDYPGALRKIREFNNLPSICGRVCPQETQCQGRCILGKKGIPISIGALERFVADYETAMGILDIGAVQPPNGHRVAVIGSGPAGLTAAADLARLGYGVTIFEALHEPGGVLLYGIPEFRLPKRILQREIDYVCRFGVKIVVNQVIGRTQKVNELFEEGYKAVFIGVGAGSPKYLSIPGENLNNVYFASEFLTRVNLMKAYLFPEYDTPIKKARRVAVIGGGNVAMDSARTALRLGADKVYVIYRRTEEEMPSRREEIENAKEEGIEFCFLSNPKLILGDARGWVRAIECEQMGLGEPDASGRRSPVPAGQEYCIEVDQVIIAIGQRSNPVLVRSIEGLKLWGEGYIVVNKEGKTNLKGLYAGGDITTGAATVISAMGAGKKAARAIDRYIMARRESLPQPSESSPSRSKPQ